One segment of Methanobrevibacter sp. DNA contains the following:
- a CDS encoding shikimate dehydrogenase: protein MKIKGSTNIVGLIGHPVEHSFSPPMHNAAFEKLGMDYAYVAFDVDPNNLGSAIEGAKSLNIKGFNVTIPHKIEVMQFLDEIDEVAGLIGAVNTIDFKNMKGYNTDGIGAVRAIEEVISIKDKNVVIAGAGGASRAISFYLAKYGADSITILNRNVDRAISLAGDVLDSGLIADVQADSISEINNYLSDADILVDTTPMGMHPHVDDEPIARAEDMHEDLVVFDAVYNPNETVLIKEAIKAGAKPVYGIKMLLYQGAESFKIWTGVDAPVDEMEKALRQTLNLE from the coding sequence ATGAAAATTAAAGGTAGTACAAATATTGTAGGATTAATTGGTCATCCGGTTGAACATAGTTTCTCACCGCCAATGCATAATGCTGCATTTGAAAAATTGGGGATGGATTATGCATATGTTGCTTTTGATGTTGATCCGAATAATTTAGGTTCAGCAATTGAAGGTGCTAAATCATTGAATATTAAAGGATTCAATGTTACCATTCCTCATAAGATTGAAGTAATGCAATTTTTAGATGAAATTGATGAAGTTGCTGGTTTGATTGGTGCGGTCAATACAATAGATTTCAAAAATATGAAAGGATATAATACTGATGGAATTGGTGCTGTAAGGGCAATTGAAGAGGTAATCAGCATCAAAGATAAGAATGTTGTGATTGCAGGCGCTGGTGGTGCATCAAGAGCTATTTCATTTTATCTTGCAAAATATGGTGCAGATTCTATAACAATATTAAATAGGAATGTAGATAGGGCTATCAGCTTGGCAGGGGATGTTTTGGATTCAGGATTAATCGCTGATGTTCAGGCAGATTCCATATCAGAAATTAATAACTATTTGAGTGATGCAGATATTCTCGTTGATACAACACCAATGGGAATGCATCCTCATGTGGATGATGAACCGATTGCTCGTGCTGAAGATATGCATGAAGATTTGGTTGTATTTGATGCAGTATACAATCCTAATGAAACAGTTTTAATAAAAGAAGCTATTAAAGCAGGTGCAAAACCGGTTTATGGAATTAAAATGCTGCTTTATCAAGGTGCAGAAAGTTTTAAAATCTGGACTGGAGTGGATGCTCCTGTTGATGAGATGGAAAAGGCTTTAAGACAAACACTTAATTTAGAGTGA
- a CDS encoding ATPase encodes MDLMFDVSGLNEEKEEFSNSKKDVLKFLKIIGVDSRFVSYTPEKIYINNLRFSKFSRKRQATFNKQYPEIEVVRSSLFQKICSKSSKHLALEIQPNSVVLMPKDNFIVELIMEPYTRKYGAKLVYDGDYDLLVNPLILNDQVNDIFEGIFNGEGLNFKMDSNEIYPLINVPLEWINSFLEMDGQKLIENKNKNELATSFSEFLEDVTPQYKENVVKAAEFIEKKLETEQ; translated from the coding sequence ATGGATTTAATGTTTGATGTTTCAGGATTAAACGAAGAAAAAGAAGAATTTTCAAATTCTAAAAAAGATGTATTGAAATTTCTAAAAATAATTGGAGTTGACAGTCGTTTTGTCTCATACACTCCAGAGAAAATCTATATTAATAATTTAAGATTTTCAAAATTTTCAAGAAAAAGACAAGCTACCTTTAATAAGCAATATCCTGAAATTGAAGTCGTAAGAAGCTCTTTATTCCAAAAGATATGTTCAAAATCATCAAAACATTTGGCTTTGGAAATACAACCTAATTCAGTTGTTTTAATGCCTAAGGATAATTTCATCGTTGAACTGATTATGGAACCTTATACACGTAAATACGGTGCAAAACTGGTTTATGATGGAGATTATGATTTATTGGTCAATCCGTTGATTTTAAATGATCAGGTAAATGATATTTTTGAAGGAATATTCAACGGTGAAGGTTTAAACTTTAAGATGGATTCTAATGAAATATATCCTCTGATTAATGTTCCTTTGGAATGGATTAATTCATTTTTGGAAATGGATGGTCAAAAATTAATTGAAAATAAAAATAAAAATGAGTTAGCTACTTCCTTCAGTGAATTTTTGGAAGATGTAACTCCTCAATATAAAGAAAATGTTGTCAAAGCAGCAGAGTTCATTGAAAAAAAATTAGAAACTGAACAATGA
- a CDS encoding replication factor C large subunit, which yields MLWTDKYRPQELSQVVGNTKEIKIIKDWVSAWKSNDPQIPLLLVGPPGIGKTTLAQIIAKQFSEHIELNASDKRSQDVIKSTIGESSSSRSLFGDEYKLIILDEVDGIHGTNDRGGVRAIGEIIKNSNHPMILIANDFYSKRLQSIKPKCQVIKMKKSRWNSISKLLREIAEAEGVEANPAALKEIAVKSQGDVRSAINTLQALSSKDSTLEVKDVENMKTKDTRSDIFNAITGVLKSKTPAHVKEAMWIEEDPTLVMEYIAENIPREYKKKDEIKKAYDYISKADIFFGRTLSSRNYGYWKYASDFMGIGVSNSKHETYKKFTKIQTPTIFSLMGRNRGKRNLRDAIAEKISERIHISHAEAVAMFPYLEIMFKNDELAWEISDYFEFEDNEIKRFRSKKIPKKVITKMEKQQAQMRVEERDRRAEELKSQMMNVAAEAEEKSESDLPFEIPGIDSTKIKEEIKPEEPEKEEIVLEEPAIEESIPEPEKEEPKKVEKKPKEKKEKKKTDKQVSLFSF from the coding sequence ATGTTATGGACTGATAAATACCGACCACAGGAACTAAGCCAAGTGGTAGGTAATACTAAAGAGATTAAAATAATCAAAGATTGGGTTAGCGCTTGGAAATCAAATGACCCACAAATACCTCTACTTTTAGTTGGTCCACCCGGTATTGGAAAAACAACATTAGCTCAAATTATTGCAAAACAATTTTCAGAACATATTGAGCTTAACGCGAGTGATAAACGTTCCCAAGACGTTATTAAAAGTACAATTGGTGAATCTTCATCTTCCAGATCACTTTTTGGAGATGAATATAAATTAATTATTCTTGACGAAGTAGACGGTATTCACGGAACTAACGACCGTGGAGGAGTTAGAGCCATTGGAGAAATAATCAAAAACTCCAATCATCCAATGATTTTAATAGCCAATGATTTTTACTCAAAAAGATTGCAATCAATCAAACCTAAATGCCAAGTAATTAAAATGAAAAAGTCCAGATGGAATTCCATCTCAAAACTTTTAAGAGAAATTGCAGAGGCAGAAGGTGTTGAGGCAAACCCTGCTGCATTAAAAGAAATAGCAGTTAAGTCTCAAGGAGATGTCAGATCAGCGATTAATACATTGCAAGCATTATCCAGTAAAGATTCTACACTTGAAGTGAAAGATGTAGAAAACATGAAAACCAAGGATACACGTTCTGATATTTTCAATGCAATAACTGGTGTTTTAAAAAGTAAAACTCCTGCTCACGTTAAAGAGGCAATGTGGATTGAAGAAGACCCTACACTAGTTATGGAATATATTGCAGAAAACATTCCAAGAGAATACAAGAAAAAAGACGAGATTAAAAAAGCTTATGATTACATCTCAAAAGCAGACATATTCTTTGGAAGGACATTGAGCAGTAGAAATTACGGTTACTGGAAATATGCAAGTGACTTCATGGGAATTGGAGTAAGTAACTCCAAGCACGAAACATATAAAAAATTCACAAAAATCCAAACTCCAACCATTTTCTCATTAATGGGACGTAACAGAGGTAAAAGAAACCTCAGAGATGCAATTGCCGAGAAGATATCTGAAAGAATTCATATTTCACATGCAGAAGCCGTTGCAATGTTCCCATACCTCGAGATAATGTTTAAAAATGATGAACTTGCTTGGGAAATCTCTGATTACTTTGAATTTGAAGATAATGAAATCAAAAGATTCAGATCAAAAAAGATTCCTAAAAAAGTTATTACAAAAATGGAAAAACAACAAGCTCAAATGAGAGTTGAAGAACGTGACAGACGTGCTGAAGAGCTTAAAAGCCAAATGATGAATGTTGCTGCTGAGGCAGAAGAAAAATCTGAAAGTGACCTTCCGTTTGAAATTCCTGGCATTGATTCTACTAAGATTAAAGAAGAAATCAAACCTGAAGAACCAGAAAAAGAAGAAATAGTTCTTGAAGAACCTGCAATTGAAGAATCTATTCCAGAACCAGAAAAAGAAGAACCTAAAAAAGTAGAAAAGAAACCAAAAGAGAAAAAAGAGAAAAAGAAAACTGACAAACAGGTTTCATTGTTCAGTTTCTAA
- a CDS encoding replication factor C small subunit — protein MSGPWVEKYRPQKLDDIVGQKQIVTRLQKYVGEESMPNLMFTGPAGVGKTTTALALVKSILGEYWRQNFLELNASDARGIDTVRDRIKSFCRLKPVGAPFRIIFLDEVDNMTKDAQHALRREMEMYTKTASFILSCNYSSKIIDPIQSRCAIFRFAPLKGEEIKERLQYICETEGFEADDQGLESIVYFAEGDMRKAVNVLQAATSEGEAITEDAVYEVVSKAKPQDIGNMINKALMGDFMGARTLLRETMVLQGTSGEDMVTQIYQDVSKRVLEGKMDASIYMDLIEAIAECDFRIREGANPRIQLEALLTQFL, from the coding sequence ATGAGCGGACCATGGGTAGAAAAATATAGACCACAAAAATTAGATGACATTGTAGGACAGAAACAAATTGTTACAAGATTACAGAAATACGTAGGCGAAGAAAGTATGCCTAACTTAATGTTTACAGGTCCTGCAGGTGTCGGTAAAACAACCACAGCCTTAGCACTAGTAAAATCCATTTTAGGAGAATACTGGAGACAAAACTTTTTAGAATTAAATGCATCAGATGCAAGAGGAATTGATACTGTAAGAGACCGTATCAAAAGTTTCTGTAGATTGAAACCAGTTGGTGCACCATTCAGAATAATCTTTTTAGACGAAGTAGACAATATGACAAAAGATGCACAGCATGCTCTTCGTCGTGAAATGGAAATGTATACTAAAACCGCTTCATTTATACTTTCATGTAATTATTCATCAAAAATTATTGACCCAATCCAATCCAGATGTGCAATATTCAGATTTGCACCGCTTAAAGGAGAAGAAATTAAAGAACGTTTACAATATATCTGCGAAACAGAAGGATTTGAAGCAGATGACCAAGGCCTTGAATCAATCGTTTACTTTGCTGAAGGAGATATGAGAAAAGCAGTGAACGTTTTACAGGCAGCAACTTCAGAAGGAGAAGCCATCACAGAAGATGCGGTTTATGAAGTTGTTTCAAAAGCAAAACCGCAAGACATTGGAAATATGATAAACAAAGCATTAATGGGAGACTTTATGGGTGCTCGTACACTCCTTAGAGAAACCATGGTGCTTCAGGGAACCAGTGGAGAAGACATGGTGACTCAAATTTATCAAGATGTTTCCAAAAGAGTTCTTGAAGGAAAAATGGATGCAAGTATTTACATGGATTTAATTGAAGCTATCGCTGAATGTGATTTCAGAATAAGAGAAGGAGCAAATCCAAGAATACAACTTGAAGCTTTATTAACCCAATTCTTATAA